Genomic window (Pseudanabaena sp. BC1403):
CGGCTTAATTAAATCTGACAATGGGGCAGCAATAAGTACAGGTTTTACGCAGGTATTAGATTCAAATTTCACATAGGCTTTAGTATATGAAATTGCATGGATAAGAGCTTCTCTAGATAAACCAAGTAAAATTCGGCGAAAGTCAGTAAGGGAAAGATGATGTTCCAATTGCCACTCGTAAAGACTCTCATATTCCGATTTGTCTGAACTAAATCTTGGCAATGGCAAATCAGGGTTTATTTTTTGCCAAAGCAATCCAAAGCGTTCAGGACTAGAACCTATTGTTTTCGCGAAGTATAGCCTCGATCCCCCAACGTATAGCTTCCAACCAATCGATTCGTCTTGCGGGTTGATATTGACAGACATCCTGTTAGCTCTTTTTGAGCAATAACCTGCAATAACTTATATGGATTGTTGAGACTGCCTTGCATGGAATTGAAGTGTTAAATTTTACTGAATTACCAGCCTAAAAGCCCAGTTTTATTGAATGGAAACTGAATCAGAATTACCCAGCATAAATACTTAGAAAATATGTCTCAAACTATAAATTTTTATAATTTACTACAATTACCATAGATAAAATATGCGCGACATTGTTGTATCCTACGCTACATAACAACCGTAACTACTTATACCAATTCTCAAAATGGAGTAGCCATTTTGAGAATTCAAAACCATCACTGAGCGGAAGTCTGGGGCTAGCACGGGGCACAGCCCCTACAGAACATGAATTATTCAGGTAGAATCCCCTCGTGGTTGCCCTACTAGCCCCTCTCCCGCAGGAGAGGGGAACAAGAAAATAATATGGGTTTTGCTCCTCTTCTCCCGCTGGAGAAGGGGTTGGGGGATGAGGGTTCCACGGAACATCAGTTAATAAAGTACCAAATATAAAACCAGAATCAGTGGGGCGGCGGAGCCGCCCCACTGATTCTGGTTTTATATTTGGATTGGCATCCGATTTTCTCGCAATCCCCTAAGCAAATATTGTTAAGCAAAAGTAATAATAGAATTCAAAGAAGCAGATTCTGTAATTCTCATATGAAAGACTACACTCGCTTCACTTAATCCTTTTAGTTCGACAACACTCTGTTCGTAATTATAATTTTTTGCCTCCGCGATCGCTTTGGCATGATTCAGTAAAGACTGCGTAAATACAATGTCATTTCCTCGACTAAGCCCCTCTACTCGCGCCGCAGTATTGACTGTTGTTCCGAAATAGTCAGCACGATCATTAAGAGTGACACTAATGCAAGGACCAGCATGAATTCCAATTTTAAGAATTAAGGGATTATTGGTTGATTCTAGACGGCGATTGAAATTCTGCATTTCTTCCTGCATAGCGATCGCGGCGGCGATCCCATCACTTGGCGAGGTAAAAGTTGCCATAACTGCATCGCCAATCGTCTTAATTACTGCACCATTATGAAGATCAACAATTTCAAAGAGAAAGTTAAAATGCTGATTTACGAGACTATAGGCTTGAGAATCACCTCTTTGACTATAGAGCGCTGTAGAGCCAGCTAAATCCGTGAACAAAATGGTCACTTGGCGAATCAGTAAGCTTTCGTTTGGCGGTATGGTTTCCCGTGGAAATAGTTCCCGAAACATTTGCAATGTTAAAAGTCGATGTCCCGAAACCACCCCATATTTCGCATCAACACTAACTCGGTACTCTGGATCGTTTGCTTCTTTGGGAAGCGATCGCAATCGTTCGTCAATACTAAATGTAACCCGTACCTGTTCATCAATATCCGACTCATGCTTATGATGGCAGCAGGAACAGATGTGCCATGTTCTTAAATCGCACAACTGACTAGCAGCAAAATCAACCTTATAACAGGCTGGACATTGAATGTCCCAGTTGAGTGTGACAATCCCTTCCTTTAGGGCTGCCACCAAAACTTTTAAGGTTTCATGTTCGCTTAGCTGCAACTGCTCCGCAATTAAGCGCGGATTAGCATGGTAGACCGCTCGGCTATCTGGACTTTGCAAATAAGCAATAAACAGATGTTGTTGGATTTCACCGATCCCGTACTGACCCAAAGATTTTACAGCTTGAGCGATCGCCTCATTTGCATTTTGTTTTGCTGAATTAAAGAGTTTTAGCACGGTTTTTCTACTATCGCTAAGGTAACTACATTTTAAACCTAAGTAATAAGTGCTGTGCGATCGCCATAATACTTAAGGATCGCAAATTAAATAACTGATGTTACGTGGAACCCTCATCCCCCAACCCCTTCTCCCGCAGGAGAAGGGGAGCAAAACCCATATTGTTTTCTTGTTCCCCTCTCCTGCGGGAGAGGGCTAGGGGTGAGGGCTTTACAGACTTCCACGTAACATCAGTTAGTTATAAAATCCAAAAGATTAATGGCGGCGCGAAGCACCGCCATTAATCTTTTAGGTTTTATGTCCTATAGCAATATAAGAGATAGCTAGGACAAATTAAAACCCAAATTAATAAAGGCGGAGCTTTGCTCCGCCTTTATTAATTTGGGTTTTACAGCAGTGTTCGATCAAACCCACCACAAGAAGGGTCGCAGGGCGAAGCCCCGCAATGGGTTTTATATTCTTATTTGTGGCGGGTTTGAAAGCAAATTGCTGTATGTCCTAAGCAAAGCCTACATTGCTATAAGCAAAACTTACATTGCTATAGTCACATTTTCGAGAATTGGTCTTAGATGCAGCCCAAAAGATAAAATACGGTGCTTCTCGTCATCTTTCATCTTTTGAAGCTAAAACAAGTGACAGTTGAAGAAACTTCACCGCATGATATGCGGACATCTCAGTATGCTTAGAGTCGTTTTACAACGAAATAACTTGATGCAATTTTTCAACCAGTTCTTGTTCTCGATATGGTTTATAGAAGTATGCCTTCGCACCCAGAGCTAAAGCTAGCTTCCGATAATTGTCATTATTCTTTGCAGTCAGCACGATAATCGGTAAGTTTTTTAGATCTACGTCAGCACGAATACTCGACAAGAGCTTAAATCCATCCATATGAGGCATTTCTAAATCAGTGATCACTGCATCAACTTTTAGTTTTATCTCTAAACAGTTTTTGAGATACGCGATCGCCTCTTTACCATCCTGAACTTGCTCAGTCAAAAAGCCTGATTTGGTGAGCGTCATAGCTAGATAGCGTCGCACATTGGCTGAAGACTCCACAATTAATACTCTCGGCTGATGCGATTGCCTTACCTGAGATTTTACCTGCTCACTTGTGAATAGTCCTGAGCTTTCAAGATTTTCAGGTTCAGGCGCTCGA
Coding sequences:
- a CDS encoding adenylate/guanylate cyclase domain-containing protein, whose protein sequence is MLKLFNSAKQNANEAIAQAVKSLGQYGIGEIQQHLFIAYLQSPDSRAVYHANPRLIAEQLQLSEHETLKVLVAALKEGIVTLNWDIQCPACYKVDFAASQLCDLRTWHICSCCHHKHESDIDEQVRVTFSIDERLRSLPKEANDPEYRVSVDAKYGVVSGHRLLTLQMFRELFPRETIPPNESLLIRQVTILFTDLAGSTALYSQRGDSQAYSLVNQHFNFLFEIVDLHNGAVIKTIGDAVMATFTSPSDGIAAAIAMQEEMQNFNRRLESTNNPLILKIGIHAGPCISVTLNDRADYFGTTVNTAARVEGLSRGNDIVFTQSLLNHAKAIAEAKNYNYEQSVVELKGLSEASVVFHMRITESASLNSIITFA